One stretch of Chaetodon auriga isolate fChaAug3 chromosome 18, fChaAug3.hap1, whole genome shotgun sequence DNA includes these proteins:
- the allc gene encoding allantoicase translates to MAERRAAVTAAAEPDFLQFNDLACETVGGKVIFASDEWFAPAANLLKREPPQFIASAFTEFGKWMDGWETRRKRKPGHDWCIIQLGVPGLIHGLDVDTSFFTGNHSPHVSVQAGCLDKLPNFTLEGDRTGMAASDSQLAAVAKLGSEAWPQLVGVSELKPGYSDSCHNYFKVNFNHRVTHLRLNMYPDGGIARLRVYGVGQRDWSSVSAHQDVDLVALTNGGVCLGYSDAHFGHPRNMIGLGRAVNMADGWETARRLDRPKHLKVDQRGILQVPGWEWAVFRLGRPGVISSIEVDTNHFKGNFPDSCSIEVCSLTPEEEAQCVRTRWNSGKWQVLLPPQKLRPHHRHLYIEAELRPSRPVSHVRLIIRPDGGVSRLRLWGRPTPIAAANQQRPASKL, encoded by the exons atggcagagaggagagcagcggTGACGGCGGCGGCAGAGCCGGACTTCCTGCAGTTTAATGATCTGGCCTGTGAGACGGTCGGCGGGAAG GTTATCTTTGCCTCAGACGAGTGGTTCGCTCCTGCTGCCAACCTGCTGAAG AGAGAGCCGCCGCAGTTCATCGCCTCGGCCTTCACTGAGTTTGGAAAGTGGATGGACGGATgggagacgaggaggaagaggaaacccG GTCACGACTGGTGCATCATCCAGCTGGGAGTACCGGGCCTGATCCACGGCCTCGACGTGGACACGTCCTTCTTCACCGGAAACCACTCGCCCCACGTCTCCGTCCAGGCCGGCTGTCTGG ACAAATTGCCAAACTTCACGCTGGAAGGAGACCGAACCGGCATGGCCGCCTCCGACAGTCAGCTGGCTGCCGTCGCCAAG CTGGGTTCGGAGGCGTGGCCGCAGCTGGTGGGCGTGTCGGAGCTGAAGCCTGGATACTCAGACTCCTGCCACAACTACTTCAAGGTCAACTTCAACCATAGAGTCACACACCTGCGCCTCAACATGTACCCag ACGGAGGGATAGCCAGACTGAGGGTTTACGGCGTCGGACAGAGAGACTGGTCGTCCGTCTCTGCCCACCAGGACGTCGACCTGGTGGCTCTGACCAATGGGGGAGTCTGCCTCGGCTACAGCGACGCCCACTTTGGGCATCCACGCAACATGATTG gtCTTGGCCGAGCTGTCAACATGGCAGACGGCTGGGAAACGGCCCGCAGACTGGACAGACCCAAACACCTGAag GTGGACCAGCGGGGGATCCTTCAGGTCCCGGGTTGGGAGTGGGCCGTGTTCCGTCTCGGTCGTCCTGGAGTCATCAGCAGCATCGAGGTGGACACCAACCACTTCAAAG GTAACTTCCCGGACTCCTGCAGCATCGAGGTTTGTTCTTTGACCCCTGAGGAGGAAGCTCAGTGCGTCAGAACCAGGTGGAATTCTGGGAAATGGCAGGTCCTTCTCCCCCCTCAGAAA CTTCGTCCTCATCACAGACACCTGTACATCGAGGCCGAGCTGAGGCCGAGCCGACCCGTCAGCCACGTCCGCCTCATCATCCGCCCGGACGGAGGAGTCAGCCGGCTCCGCCTGTGGGGTCGACCCACGCCCATCGCCGCGGCCAATCAGCAGAGACCGGCGTCCAAACTGTGA
- the LOC143336031 gene encoding NLR family CARD domain-containing protein 3-like, whose protein sequence is MNQCEDRQEGGRPSETGLWGEPDGRTKAQSPEQQHRVDSAASSCAPASSCASMHSDWSKDQPIDFKHGQQSADPGISQQRPDPSETSSESRSDPSVGILCVMEDDQPVEQNVQQQRSDVSTGQCVQQHQTDLEPVFKLLQENIERFVRTELKRFQKVLSRDYSEGFKSQSEDEEVLSYEEEEQRRSSREVFLQITLHFLKRLRQEELADGLQSRIGAPVCQCKLKSNLKKKFQCVFEGISKAGNPTLLNQIFTELFITEGGTGEVNEEHEVRQIETASRKPHGPEATIRHEDIFNSPPGRDEPIRTVMTKGVAGIGKTVLTQKFTLDWAEDKAHQDIQFMFPFTFRELNLLREKKFSLVELVHHFFPETREAGICRFEEFGVLFILDGLDECRLPLDFHNNEILTDVTEPASVDVLLTNLIRRNLLPSARLWITTRPAAANQIPPECVDMVTEVRGFTDEQKEEYFRKRFRDKKQANRIISNIKTSQSLHIMCHIPVFCWITATVLEDVMKTREEGELPKTLTEMYIHFLVVQLKMQNVKHLGKSESDPHWTSENRKMIETLGKLAFEQLQRGNLIFYESDLTECGIDIRAASVYSGVFTQIFKEERGLYQDKVFCFVHLSVQEFLAALHVHLTFISSGDNLLSEEQSTSGRSTLLRNTFKATQLYQSAVDKALQSPNGHLDLFLRFLLGLSLQANQNLLRGLLKQTRSSSHTNQKTIKYIKEKISENLSAERSINLFHCLNELNDRSVVDQIQQSLSSGSLSTDKLSPAQCSALAFLLLSSEKDLDVFDLKKYSASEEALLRLLPVVKATNKAVLSGCSLSGRSCEALSSVLMSQSSCLRELDLSNNDLEDAGVKLLSAGLESPQCRLEVLRLSGCLITEEGCASLASALSSNPSHLRELDLSYNHPGDAGVELLSAGLEEPHWRLRVEHCGEHRLKSGLRRFSCELTLDLNTANRELRLNDSRTKVRLVAQCQPYPEHPDRFDCWQLLCGDALTGCCYWEVEWRGLVEIAVAYRGIRRKGFGAECCFGKNDQSWSLSCSAGGFTVWHSNKKAFIPLHAPFSSITNRVSVYVDCPAGTLSFYRVSSDTLIHLHTFSATFTEPLYAGFRFRYFLGSSVSLCPL, encoded by the exons ATGAATcagtgtgaggacagacaggagggcgGCCGTCCCTCTGAAACCGGCCTGTGGGGGGAACCAGACGGCAGGACcaaagctcagag ccctgagcagcagcacagagtaGACTCTGCTGCATCCAGCTGTGCTCCAGCATCCAGCTGTGCGTCCATGCACAGTGACTGGTCGAAGGATCAACCCATCGATTTCAAACATGGACAGCAGTCTGCTGATCCGGG GATCTCCCAGCAGAGACCGGATCCCTCTGAGACCAGCTCTGAGTCCAGGAGTGACCCCTCTGTGGGAATCCTCTGTGTGATGGAAGATGATCAGCCTGTTGAACAAAA TGTCCAGCAGCAGAGGTCAGACGTCTCCACTGGTCAGTGTGTccagcagcatcaaacagaCCTGGAACCAGTATTCAAG CTGCTTCAGGAGAACATTGAACGATTTGTGAGGACTGAGCTGAAAAGATTCCAAAAGGTTCTGAGTCGAGATTATTCAGAAGGCTTCAAGAGCcagagtgaggatgaggaggtgttgagctatgaggaggaggagcagaggaggagcagcagagaggtttTTCTGCAAATCACCCTGCACTTCCTGAAGAGATtgaggcaggaggagctggctgacggtctgcagagca gAATCGGTGCTCCAGTGTGCCAATGTAAACTGAAGTCTAACCTGAAgaagaagttccagtgtgtgtttgagggcaTCTCTAAAGCAGGAAACCCcaccctcctgaatcagatcttcacagagctcttcatcacagaagGAGGGACTGGAGAGGTCAATGaagaacatgaggtcagacagattgaaacagcatccaggaaaccacacggaccagaagCCACAATCAGACATGAAGACATCTTTAATTCcccacctggacgagatgaaccaatcagaacagtgatgacaaagggagtggctggcatcgggaagacggtcttaacacagaagttcactctggactgggctgaagacaaagcccaccaggacatacagttcatgtttccgttcactttcagagagctgaacttgctgagagagaaaaagttcagcttggtggaacttgttcatcacttctttcctgaaaccagagaggcaggaatctgcaggtttgaagaatTCggggttttgttcatcctcgacggtctggatgagtgtcgacttcctctggacttccacaacaatgagatcctgactgatgttacagaacccgcctcagtggatgtgctgctgacaaacctcatcaggaggaacctgcttccctctgctcgcctctggataaccacacgacctgcagcagccaatcagatccctcctgagtgtgttgacatggtgacagaggtcagagggttcactgatgaacagaaggaggagtacttcaggaagaggttcagagacaagaagcaggccaacagaatcatctccaacatcaagacatcacaaagcctccacatcatgtgccacatcccggtcttctgctggatcactgctacagttctggaggatgtgatgaagaccagagaggaaggagagctgcccaagaccctgactgagatgtacatccacttcctggtggttcagttgAAAATGCAGAATGTGAAGCATCTTGGAAAATCTGAATCAGATCCACACTGGACATCAGAGAACAGGAAGATGATTGAgactctgggaaaactggcttttgagcagctgcagagaggaaacctgatcttctacgaatcagacctgacagagtgtggcatcgatatcagagcagcctcggtgtactcaggagtgttcacacagatcttcaaagaggagagaggactgtaccaggacaaggtcttctgcttcgtccatctgagtgttcaggagtttctggctgctcttcatgtccatctgaccttcatcagctCTGGAGACAATCTGCTCTCAGAGGAACAATCAACATCTGGAAGGTCTACACTAttaagaaacacatttaaagcaacGCAACTCTaccagagtgctgtggacaaggccttacagagtccaaatggacacctggacttgtttCTTCGCTTCCTTCTGGGTCTTTCACTGCAGGCCAATCAGAATCTTCTACGAGGCCTATTGAAACAGACAAGGAGCAGCTCACACACCAACCAGAAGACAATCAAGTACATCAAAGAGAAGATCAGTGAGAAtctgtctgcagagagaagcatcaatctgttccactgtctgaatgaactgaatgatcgttctgTAGTGGATCAGATCCagcagtccttgagttcaggaagtctctccacagataaactgtctcctgctcagtgttCAGCTCTGGCCTTCctcttactgtcatcagaaaaagatctggacgtgTTTGACCTAAAGAAATACTCTGCTTcggaggaggctcttctgaggctgctgccagtggtcaaagccaCCAATAAAGCTGT GCTGAgtggctgcagtctgtcaggGAGAAGCTGTGAAGCTCTGTCCTCAGTTCTCATGTCCCAGTCTTCttgtctgagagagctggacctgagtaatAATGACCTGGAGGACGctggagtgaagctgctgtctgctggactggaaagTCCCCAGTGTCGACTTGAGGTTCTTAG gctgtCAGGTTGTctcatcacagaggaaggctgtgcttctctggcctcagctctgagctccaacccctcccacctgagagagctggacctgagctacaatcatccaggagacgcaggagtggagctgctgtctgctggactggaggagcCACACTGGAGACTGAG GGTGGAGCACTGCGGGGAGCACAGGTTGAAATCTGGTCTGAGAAGAT tttcctgtgaaCTCACTCTGGACCTGAACACGGCGAACAGAGAGCTGAGACTGAACGACAGCAGGACGAAGGTCAGACTGGTGGCACAGTGTCAGCCGTACCCAGAACACCCGGACAGATTCGACTgctggcagctgctgtgtggagacGCTCTGACTGGTtgctgttactgggaggtggaGTGGAGAGGACTGGTGGAGATCGCAGTGGCGTACAGAGGGATCAGGAGGAAAGGCTTCGGTGCTGAGTGCTGCTTCGGAAAGAACGATCAGTCCTGGAGTTTGAGCTGCTCGGCCGGTGGTTTCACTGTGTGGCACAGTAACAAAAAAGCCTTCATCCCTCTGCACGcccccttctcctccatcactaACAGGGTGTCCGTctatgtggactgtcctgccgggactctgtccttctacagggTCTCCTCGGACACCCTGATCCACCTGCACACCTTCAGCGCCACGTTCACTGAGCCTCTTTATGCTGGGTTCAGGTTCAGATACTTTCTTGGttcttcagtgtctctgtgtcctctgtag
- the ccdc25 gene encoding coiled-coil domain-containing protein 25, which translates to MVFYFISAVVNPSYTIYMGKDKYENEDLIKYGWPEDIWFHVDKLSSAHVYLRLPKGQTIDDIPPEVLIDCAQLVKNNSIQGCKMNNINVVYTPWANLKKTGDMDVGQIGFHRQKEVKIVAVEKKINEIVNRLEKTKAERFPDLAAEKESRDREERNEKKAQLQEQKKREKEEQKRRKEMEELRNYSSLMKNENMKTNEDGYDSDDFM; encoded by the exons ATGGTGTTTTATTTCATAAGTGCCG TGGTGAACCCTTCCTACACGATCTATATGGgaaaagacaaatatgaaa ATGAGGATCTGATCAAGTACGGATGGCCTGAAGACATCTG GTTTCATGTGGACAAACTGTCTTCAGCTCACGTTTATCTGAGACTGCCAAAG GGTCAGACAATAGATGACATCCCCCCGGAGGTGCTGATCGACTGTGCACAGCTGGTGAAGAACAACAGCATCCAAG gctGCAAGATGAACAACATCAACGTGGTTTACACACCGTGGGCCAACCTGAAGAAAACCGGAGACATGGACGTCGGACAGATCGGCTTCCATCGGCAGAAAGAG GTGAAGATCGTGGCGGTGGAGAAGAAGATCAACGAGATCGTGAACCGCCTGGAGAAAACGAAAGCAGAACGCTTCCCTGACCTGGCGGCAGAGAAAGAgtcgagagacagagaggagaggaacgagAAGAAAgctcagctgcaggagcagaagaagagagagaaggaggagcagaagaggagaaaagagatggaggagctcAG gaacTATTCGTCTCTGATGAAGAATGAGAACATGAAGACGAACGAG GATGGTTACGATTCAGACGACTTCATGTGA